GCTGGAGCCCGCGGCCAGGGGCGGGGTAGGCCCCGTGGCCGCGGTGGGACGCTGAGGGCTACAGGCGGACCTGGAGCTCGTAGCGGCGGTTCTTCGCCTTCTTGGCCGCCGTGTCGTCCGGCTTCACCAGGGGCTTCTCGGAGCCGTGGCCCACGGCGATGATCTCCGAGCGGGGCACGCCGCGCGACGCGAGCTCCTTGACGATGGTCTCCGCGCGCTGCTCGCTGAGCTTCTTGTTCTTCGCGGCATCACCGGAGGAGTCGGTGTGGCCGGAGACCTCGAACTTGTAGCTCTTGATGCCCGCGCCATCGAGCTGCTTCTTGGCGTCGATGAGGGCATTGGCCAGCTTCTTGAGCTTGGCGTCGCAGCCGGGGTCCAGCTCGGCGGTGCCCGTCTTGAAGCTGCACTGGTTCTTCTTGCCCTCGTCCATCAGCTTGGTGTTGACGCGCTTCTCGACGGCGCCCTTGCCGGCGTCACCGGCGGTCTTCTTGATGGTATCAAACGGGCTCTGCGCGGCGGCCACCCCGGGGATGGCCAGCAGCGACACGGCGAGGCACAGGGCCTTGAGCTTCATATGGAGAACTCCTCGGGTTCGAAGTGGAACGGCGCACTAGGCTGCCCAGGGGCGCCCTCCACGTCCAGCGCGGTGAAGTCCCCGGAGCATGCGGCGCGGGGCCCGGCTGTTCGTCCGGTGGACGGTGCGCCCGGGCAGGTGCCCGGGAAAACTTGCCTCGGCCGGGGGCGGGAGCAGCATGGGCGGTCGGGTCGGTCCGCACAGTGAGGTCGTCGTGGTCAGCAGCAATCGAACGGACAGGTGGCGGCAGCTCCTCTCTCCTCACCGGGTGGGCACGCCCACACCGAAGGAGGGCGCACCGGAGAGGGCCGCGCCACCGCCGGACGAGCGCATCCTCCCGGACGAGCGCACGCCGTATGACCAGGACTACGACCGCATCGTCTTCTCCAGCGAGTTCCGCTGCCTGCACGACAAGACGCAGGTCTTCCCGCTGTCCACGAGCGACTACACGCGCACGCGGCTGACCCACAGCATCGAGGCCTCCTGCGTGGGGCGCTCGCTGGGTCAGCTG
Above is a window of Pyxidicoccus xibeiensis DNA encoding:
- a CDS encoding OmpA family protein, with product MKLKALCLAVSLLAIPGVAAAQSPFDTIKKTAGDAGKGAVEKRVNTKLMDEGKKNQCSFKTGTAELDPGCDAKLKKLANALIDAKKQLDGAGIKSYKFEVSGHTDSSGDAAKNKKLSEQRAETIVKELASRGVPRSEIIAVGHGSEKPLVKPDDTAAKKAKNRRYELQVRL